In Paenibacillus durus, the DNA window TCCGCCGCCCAGGCCCTGAATGACGCGATAAATAATAAGCTGTACAGGTGTCTGGGCTATTGAACACAGCACCGACCCAATAACGAACATCACAACCGTCGCTACGAATATCCGTTTGGCGCCGAACCGGTCGGTCATCCATCCGGCCAGCGGGATCACAGCTGACAACGCAAGCGTATATCCGGTAATGGTCCATTGAATAGTCTTGAGATCCGCATTGAAATAGTCGGTAAGGTTCGGAATGGCGACATTGACCACCGTGCTGTCCAGAATAACCATAATCATGCCGACGATAATCGCCAGCAGAGGCGGAATGATCGCTTTTAGCGAAAAAGACTCCGTTTCCGCGGCGGACGAAACCGCCTGTTTCGTATGTTCCATGAATCTCCACTCTTTCTATATATGTTTTCGGTTAAACCTCATACTTGTGAAAGTAATGGTCGATCAGATGATCAACCTGAATTTCCACCGAGGGCAGATGCGCGCTGGGCAAGCTTTCGTCATCGTCTTCCGGTTCCGCGCATGTGTACGCGACAATCGGCATTAATACGGCTCCGAACAGCTGAACCATCATCAGCCTGAGCCGGTCTTCATCCTGCTCGCCTGTTGTCTCCCGCAAGACGGACAGCATTTTTTGCTGCTTCATTGTTTTGCTGTATTGGGAATATTTATGAAGTGAGCCCATGATGCTCGGGGTCTTATTCATCATGTGCTTGGCCAGTCCCGGATATTGCAGAAGATGGCCGGCATACTTCTTGAAGAACAGCTTCAGCCGATCTTTGGGCGGCAGAGCGTCATCCTCAAGCGCATTGAGCGCGGCATCAAAACGGGAAATCAGCGTACGGATCGCCTCAATCAGCAGATTGTCCTTGGACCGGTAATAGTAATTTACAAGCGCCAGATTCACCTCGGCCTTCGCGGCTATTCGGCGCAAGGTTACATATTCTACTCCTCCCTCGCATATCAAATCTACTGTGGCGTCAAGAATTTGCTGCTTCGTATCTTTATCTCCGAAAACCTCAGGATCTTGTTCCAGGGTCATGTAGAGCCATTTCTCCTTCCTGCGCCTATTTTACACAGTGATTTAAACGTTGTTTAATACATGGTTTAATATACTCCACACCGAAAGCGGCTGTCAATAGCGCCTCCCTTTCAGTCCGGGAACAGCAAAGAAGCCGAAATTAGCGGCATAATGATGCGCCCCGGCTTCTTTCACTTTGCATTTCATCCGTGCTCTACCTTATGTTCGAGCATGGTAACCCGGTTTCGGCCGTCGGCCTTGGACTGGTAAAGCGCGTCATCCGCCAGCTTATAAATATCTTTCTCCGTCAGACCGTCGACCCTTACCGCCGCAACTCCCACCGACACGGTTAAGTATCCGAAGACCGGACTCTTTTCATGCGGTATGTTTAATTCTTCAACGCTTCTCCTGATTCCATCGGCATACTCGAAGGACTGCTCGGGAGTCAATCCGGTGACGATAACCCCGAATTCCTCTCCTCCCAGCCGGAATACGTAATCACTGGCCTTGGCAGCCTGCTCTTTGATCGTTCCTCCAAGCCTGCGCAATACATTATCGCCTTCATAATGGCCGTACGTGTCGTTATACTTTTTGTAATAGTCAATATCAAGCATAATATAAGCCAAATACCCTTTGTCTATCCCGGCTCTGCCCACTTCGCTATAAAAAATCGTATTGAAATGCCGTCTATTATACAAGCCGGTCAGTTCATCGGTAATGGATATCTTTTCGATCAACAGGATATTCTTGTTCAATTCCTCGTTGTTCTGCTTCAGCTCTTTGGTTCTCTCGATTACCAGTTCTTCCAGATGCTCCTTATGCTTTCTCAGCTCTTCTTCCGCTCTTTTTCGCTCCGTAATATCCTTAACCGTTCCTTGAACTGCCGGCCTGTTCAGATAGTTAATGGAAATGGCTTTAAGAATCACATCAACCTCTTGTATACCGTCCTTATGCACCAGTCTGCTTTCATACTCGCCCGGAGTATCTATCCCGTCAATCCTTTTTCGGTGCAAAGCCAACACATCTTCCCTCTGGGCCGGAGCAATAAATTTATCAAAAGGCTGCTCTATCATCTCTTCCATTTCATAGCCAATCATTCGCGCCAAAGCCGTGTTAACAAATTTGCATTGCATGTCCTGAATAATGAATATTCCGTCCAGCATGTTGTTGACAAGCTCGCGGTATTTCTCTTCCGAGCGCTCCAGATCCGTATACAGGCTGGCGTTCTCAAGCGAGAACACCATTTCTCTCGACAGCAGATTGATAATTCTCATTCTTTCTTTCGTGAACACGCCTGTTACCAGATTATTCTCCAGATAGATTATAGCAATCGTCTTGTTATGATTAATTAGCGGCATGCACACGAGAGATTTGGGCTGGTGCTTAATAATATAGGGATCATTAATAAGCCCGGCTTCGGAACAGGCATCCTGATAAATCAGAGTTTCCTTGCTCTCCTCCACATCATGGATAATGGAATACGGCAGATTGTAATCCTCTGAATGGCGATGCACCACAACGGTAATTTTGTCGTCATCGGGCCTGTATTCTCCTTCGACCAGCAGATTCGTGTTGGATCTCAATAGGATACAGCCTCTTTGGGCTCCCGCATTTTTAATGACGATTTCCATCAGCGCTTCCAGCAGATTATTCAGTTCGATTTCCTTTGAAATGGCCTGGGATGCCAGAAGAATGGAATTGAGGTCGATGCTCTCTGTGGAATCCGTGACCGATCTTCCCATGGGGTATTCCCTTTTATATTTCACGATATCCTGATATTTCTGATTAATATGCTTGATCTTGCCTTTGGCTCCCCACACGGAATAGTAATATAAAGCTTGTCTGAACAGATATGAGGCAAACTCCGTGAATTGTCTGCTGTTATAGAATTTCGCGGCCAGCTCATAGACAAGCGCCTTATATCTGACAATATTCCCTTTTTCACAGGCTGCTATGGCAAGATCGTAATATTTACCCGCCAGTTCATTCTTGCCCAAGATTCTTGCCCATTCGGCCTTCATCAATCTCTCATGCAGCAGAAAATTCTCCGGTGTATGGGCCGCCCACTTTCGAACCCTGCCGTACTCTTTGTGCATTCTTGCTCTTGCCTTTACCTTTCCGTAAGCGTTTAAGTCTTTATAGCAATAGGCCAGATTCAGGAATGTATACAGGGAGAATTCTTCCATGAAAGCCGTCCCCGTAAGGGTGCCGATCATTTTATTCGCCTTGTCGATATATGTCAGGGAAGCGCCGTAGCTTTCGTAGGTAAACAGAAGCTTCATTTTAAAAATATAATAGACGTTAATTCCGGAATAATATTTAGCTTCTTCAAGTTCTTCCAAATACGCCTCTTCACTAAAGGTCTCACTGTTGAACGAGAGAGGGTCTTTCAGTTCCCCGGCAAGATTCAGAAATTGCTGCCTCGCCAGTTTGGCCATCGCCAGCGCTTCCTTGTGCCTTGTATTTTCAATCATTGCAATGTATCTTTTGCTCTCATGAAGATAGGAGGTGATGTCCATCGCAGGATTCCAGAGATTGATATAAAAGCATGAATGAGCAAGATACAGCCAACTGCCTGTTCTCAGGCTGGAATCAACCGCTTTGCCGAACCATTCCTGCAGGGTGTCCCAGGGTTCATTCCATACGTGGCAAAACAGCGTATATAATACATGTGCGGCCCCTCTCCACTGTAAATCATCGAATTTGTCATTGAT includes these proteins:
- a CDS encoding TetR/AcrR family transcriptional regulator, whose product is MTLEQDPEVFGDKDTKQQILDATVDLICEGGVEYVTLRRIAAKAEVNLALVNYYYRSKDNLLIEAIRTLISRFDAALNALEDDALPPKDRLKLFFKKYAGHLLQYPGLAKHMMNKTPSIMGSLHKYSQYSKTMKQQKMLSVLRETTGEQDEDRLRLMMVQLFGAVLMPIVAYTCAEPEDDDESLPSAHLPSVEIQVDHLIDHYFHKYEV